The sequence CGCCGTTGCGCCGGGCGATCGCGCCTCTGCACCGCTGGCGCCGGGCCTGTTGCCGCTCTCGCCGCGCGAGATGGAAGTGCTCGACTGCGTGGCACAGGGGCTCTCGAACAAGGAGATCGCCAACACCCTCTACATCACCGAGCAGACCGTCAAGAACCACATCACGGCCGTCTACAAGAAGCTCCACGTGCAGGACCGGGTGCAGGCACTCACGTGCGCGGTCCGACGGGGGTGGGTTCAGATCGGATCGGCCAGGTCCACGGCTGTCTAGTCCCGGCCGGCCGCGCCGCACCGGAACGAACCAGGGCCCGGAGGGGTGATCCCCTCCGGGCCCTCAGTGTCTTACGAGAAGGCGAACCCGCCGATCGCTAGCGGAAGCGTCGCAGGAAGTTGCGCAGTCGTTGGCGCGGGACCACCTCAGGTTTCAGGCGTGGGGTTGGGAGGATGAGGATCGCGACGGTGAGCCAGCCGATGGCCGCCACCTGGTTGAACGGGAAGGTCCAGGTGGCCAGTGCCGCCGCGGTCAGTGCCAGGATCTGTCGTGAACGCCGGTTCATTGATCGCTATCCCCTTACCGTGACGCGGTTGCGCGGGCGAACTGCCCTACGCTCCACTGATCAGGTAACCATGGGGCGCGCCACAACCGCGCGGCCGTTGGCCCCGACGGCGTTACAAGACCCTAACAGCTCCGGCGCGTCTGACCGGGAGAGGAAGGCTGGAGCGTGGCATCGGGAGCGGGGATCCCCGCCTCGCCCACGCCGGCAGGGCGGTATCGGGGTGCTCAGTGAACGCTCGGCTGGTAGCGGCTGTCGTCCCGCTTAGGCTCATCGGCTGCGGAGCCGAGTGCCCGACCCACCATGATGAGCAGCACGGCGAAGTAGAGGAGGCCGCCGCCCACCCACATGATCAGCCCGCCGATTTGCTGGTCGACTACTCCCGAGAGCCCCCAGAGGCTGTCCGGTGCCTGGTACCGCGGGTAGACAACGTTGTCGGCCAGCGTCAGGACGGCGCCGATCGCGCTGGCGGCCATGGACGTCAGAAACACGGGACCGAGCGCCCATGGGATTGGCACTCTCCGGTGCCGCGGCATCGGGTCGACGATCAACCACCAGCAGAGATACGAGGTGATGAAGAACGACAGGTGCTGAACGTCGTGGAGCAGCTCATTGTCCAGGACTGCCTGGTACAGGGTCGGGATGTGCCACAGCCCATGCACGATGTTGAAGAGCAGGAACGCGGGCACTGGGTGCAGCAGCCGATCAGCCCAGCGTCGCACCGTCCCATGACCGGCCACGATCTTCGCCAATCGACGGCTCTGCCGCGGGGGCAGCGCGCGCACGACCACCTGGAGCGGCTGGCCGAGCGCGATCAGCGGCGCCGCGATCTGAATCAACACCATGTGCTGCAGCATGTGCAGGAAGAAGACGGTGTCGTTGAAGACATCGAGCGGCCCAAGCAGCGCCACGATCAGCAGCGCCATGCCCGCGTAGTAGGAGCCGATCCGCCACCCGGCGGGTCTGCGCGCGCCTGCCCGCTGGAGCCGGACCAGGGCGATGGTGTAGGCCGCGATCAGCAGCAGGAGCGGCGCCATCACCTGCGGTCGGGCGACCCAGGCGGTCCAGAGCGATGTGCCGGGGGCGGTGTCGAGCACGGGTAGCAGCATGCGCGGCATCCTCAGATCGTGCGACGCGGCCAGGGCTCGTGCCTGCCGTTCAGCAGTGAGCGAGCACGGCCGGGACTCCTCTCCTCATCCATGAGCATAGCATTCGGGCGTCAGCCCGCCCAGGCGAGACCGTTTCGGCACTCGCGCCACACCTGCCGGGCCGGATGGCGCTGCGAATCTGCGCTCGCCGGCGCCGAGCCGCGGCGAGCTACGGGGTGCCACCGGTGCCGCCGAGCAGCCAGGCTGCGAGGGTGACCGTCGTCAGGGTGATCAGGGCCGTTCCCAGCACGTTCAACCAGATCCCGATCGTCGCCATCTGCTTGATGGTGACGTACCCAGAACTGAAGACGATCGCGTTCGGCGGGGTTCCGACCGGCATCATGAAGGCGAAGGTTGCGGCCAGCGCGGCGGGCACGACCAGCAGCAGTGGCTCGATGTCACTCGCGACGGCGATCCCGCCGACGACGGGGAAGAACGTCGCGGCGAGGGCCGTATTGCTCATCAGCTCCGACAGGAAGGTCACGACCAGGCAGACGATGGCGACGAGTACAACCGGCGGCAACGTCCCAAGTCCCGCGACCCGCTCGCCGATCCAGATATCGAGACCGCTTGCCTGCATCCCTTCCGCCAGGCTCAGCCCGCCGCCGAAGAGGAGCAGGACGTTCCACGGCACCCGGCGGGCCGTCTCCCAGTCCATGGCCTGCACCCCGTTTCGCACATCGACCGGGATGGCGAAGAGGGCGATCGCGGCGATGACGGCGATGCCGGCGTCGGTGAGGCCGGTGATGGCCGGGACCCTCGCGACGAGCCAGTCCCAGTTCTGAAGCGGCTCGCGACCGATCCACAGTGCCGCAGTGATGACGAAGACGGTAGCCGCCACGCGCTCGCCGCGGGACATCGGGCCCATGCGCCGCAGTTCCTCCGCGATGAGTTCTCGCCCGCCAGGGATGCGGTCGATCTCCGGCCGGAAGAAGACCTGCGTCAGCAAGAGCCAGGTGAGGACCATGAACACAACGGCCAGCGGCACGCCGACGAGCATCCACTCGCCGAAGCCGATGACGATCCCGTACGTCTCCTCGAGGTAGCCTCGCATGAGGAGGTTCGGCGGTGTGCCGATCAGGGTGCCGACTGAGCCGATGCTGGCGGCGTAGCCGGTGCCCAGCATTAGACCGGTCGCAAAGCGTGGCGCGAAGGAGGTGGTCGCGCCGGACGGAGCGTCGGCGGTCGAGACCGGATTGCCATTCCCCCGGTGTGCAAGCTGTGTTGCCACCAGGTTGATAACGCTCGTCGCGATGGGGAGCATCATCAGCGTCGTGGCGGTGTTGCTGATCCACATGCTGATGAATCCCGTAGCAGCCATGACGCCGGCAGTGATCTGGGTCGGCCGCGTGCCGACCATGCGGATGATCCACCACGCGATCCGCCGGTGCAGCCCCCACCGCTCGATGGCGAGCGCGATGATGAACCCGCCCAGGAAGAGAAAGATAACGTCGCTGGCGTAGGGCGCGGTGGCCTCGCTGATCGAGAGCACCCCTGCCAGGGGGAAGAGCGCCACCGGAATGAGCGCGGTGACCGGCAGCGGCAGTGCTTCGGTGATCCAGAGCACCGCCATCAACGCGCCGATGGCGGCGGTTGCCCGACCCTCCTCACCCAGATCGGGCGCCAGTGCATGCAGGGTAGCGTAGACGGCTATCGCCACGATCGGCGCGAGGAACCGTCCGCTCCAGGTGAGGCGTAGGGATCGTTCTCGCTCCTCCTCGGCCATGGCATCCAGACCCTTCAGCGCCGCGTTGGCCACCACTGCACTGCCGACGATTTCCCGGCGACAGGCCGGCCGAGCAGTGTTCCAGCACGGCCTAGTCTACCGGAGCCGGGGTTGACAGGAAGAGCGCCGACTAGTATCATTGGAATAGAACATTTGTTCGCCTCTTCGCACCCGATGGTAGTGGTTCCGCCGGCCGGTCCCACGAGCAGGTCGGAACCGCGAGAGGAGCCCCCGATGCAGGCCGGAGCCCACGAGTCGATCGAGCTGGCCTACCGAGGCCACGTCTACACCATTCTGGCCGTCCCCATGGGTGCCCGCTGCTGGAGCGCGGTCTGCAGTGAGCTGGGGATCGTTCAGGGTCACTACCCAACCGCCCGAGATGCTATACTCGGCGGATTGCACCTGGTGCTCCAGTACCGCACACGGCGGGCAGACCTCGCCGCCTAGCGCCAGTTAGACCCGCACGACCAGCCGAACATCGGATGACCACCACCTCCGTCCGAGGCGGCGGTTCCGTCTCGGTTAGGGGATGGGTGCCATTCGACTGCACCGCGCGGTGTAGTGCGCGATAGGAGGTACAGCTCATGGTGATCCGCTCCTCCCCGGCCGTCGCGATCGAGGCATCGGGCCTGGTCAAGTCCTTCGGCGAAACCCGAGCCGTGGATGGGGTCGACCTGACTGTACGGACGGGCACTGTCTACGGTGTGCTCGGACCGAACGGCGCCGGCAAGACCACGACCCTGCGCATGCTCGCCACCCTGCTCATCCCCGATGCCGGAACGGCGCGGGTCCTCGGACACGACATCGTGCGGGAAGCGGACGCGGTGCGCGGGAGGGTGAGCCTGACCGGCCAGTTCGCCTCGGTCGACGACGACCTCACCGGTGCAGAGAATCTCGTGCTGCTCGGGCGTCTCCTCGGATACTCCCGCGCCCGGGCCAGGGAACGCGCGGCTGCGCTGTTGGATGCCTTTGACCTGGCCGAGGCTGCCGATCGCCAGGTGAAGACCTACTCCGGGGGCATGCGTCGGCGGCTCGACATCGCCGCCAGCATCGTGGTGACCCCGGACCTCCTCTTCCTCGACGAGCCGACGGCCGGGCTCGACCCACGGAGTCGGAATCAGCTCTGGGATATCGTCCGTGCGTTGGTGGCCGAGGGGACGACCGTCTTGCTGACAACCCAGTACCTCGATGAGGCCGACCAGCTCGCCGAGCGCCTCGCCATCATCGACCGAGGTCGGGTCATCGCCGAGGGCACCGTCGACGAGATCAAGGCGTCGGTGGGTTCAGGCGTCCTCCATATTCGCCTGGGCGATCCTGCGCGCCGGCCGGAGGCGGAAGCCGTGCTGGCGCGCTCACTCGATCTGACGACCTATTCGGAAGGCGACCCGGCAAGGCTGTCAGCCCGCGTGTCCGAGGGGGAGGAGGTTGCACGCGCGCTCGCCGTGCTTTCCAGCCACGGCATCCCGGTCACCACGTTCTCATTCGGGCAACCGAGTCTCGATGAGGTCTTCCTGGCCCTGACGGGTCACCCCACCGCTGACGACGCTGCCGAGGAGGTTACCGCATGACCGTACAGGCGCCCCTCCGACCCCC is a genomic window of Sphaerobacter thermophilus DSM 20745 containing:
- a CDS encoding DASS family sodium-coupled anion symporter, whose amino-acid sequence is MAEEERERSLRLTWSGRFLAPIVAIAVYATLHALAPDLGEEGRATAAIGALMAVLWITEALPLPVTALIPVALFPLAGVLSISEATAPYASDVIFLFLGGFIIALAIERWGLHRRIAWWIIRMVGTRPTQITAGVMAATGFISMWISNTATTLMMLPIATSVINLVATQLAHRGNGNPVSTADAPSGATTSFAPRFATGLMLGTGYAASIGSVGTLIGTPPNLLMRGYLEETYGIVIGFGEWMLVGVPLAVVFMVLTWLLLTQVFFRPEIDRIPGGRELIAEELRRMGPMSRGERVAATVFVITAALWIGREPLQNWDWLVARVPAITGLTDAGIAVIAAIALFAIPVDVRNGVQAMDWETARRVPWNVLLLFGGGLSLAEGMQASGLDIWIGERVAGLGTLPPVVLVAIVCLVVTFLSELMSNTALAATFFPVVGGIAVASDIEPLLLVVPAALAATFAFMMPVGTPPNAIVFSSGYVTIKQMATIGIWLNVLGTALITLTTVTLAAWLLGGTGGTP
- a CDS encoding cytochrome c oxidase assembly protein; translated protein: MLLPVLDTAPGTSLWTAWVARPQVMAPLLLLIAAYTIALVRLQRAGARRPAGWRIGSYYAGMALLIVALLGPLDVFNDTVFFLHMLQHMVLIQIAAPLIALGQPLQVVVRALPPRQSRRLAKIVAGHGTVRRWADRLLHPVPAFLLFNIVHGLWHIPTLYQAVLDNELLHDVQHLSFFITSYLCWWLIVDPMPRHRRVPIPWALGPVFLTSMAASAIGAVLTLADNVVYPRYQAPDSLWGLSGVVDQQIGGLIMWVGGGLLYFAVLLIMVGRALGSAADEPKRDDSRYQPSVH
- a CDS encoding daunorubicin resistance protein DrrA family ABC transporter ATP-binding protein, encoding MVIRSSPAVAIEASGLVKSFGETRAVDGVDLTVRTGTVYGVLGPNGAGKTTTLRMLATLLIPDAGTARVLGHDIVREADAVRGRVSLTGQFASVDDDLTGAENLVLLGRLLGYSRARARERAAALLDAFDLAEAADRQVKTYSGGMRRRLDIAASIVVTPDLLFLDEPTAGLDPRSRNQLWDIVRALVAEGTTVLLTTQYLDEADQLAERLAIIDRGRVIAEGTVDEIKASVGSGVLHIRLGDPARRPEAEAVLARSLDLTTYSEGDPARLSARVSEGEEVARALAVLSSHGIPVTTFSFGQPSLDEVFLALTGHPTADDAAEEVTA